The Microcebus murinus isolate Inina chromosome 1, M.murinus_Inina_mat1.0, whole genome shotgun sequence genome includes a region encoding these proteins:
- the S100B gene encoding protein S100-B encodes MSELEKAVVALIDVFHQYSGREGDKHKLKKSELKELINNELSHFLEEIKEQEVVDKVMETLDNDGDGECDFQEFMAFVAMVTTACHEFFEHE; translated from the exons ATGTCTGAGCTGGAGAAGGCAGTGGTGGCCCTCATCGACGTTTTCCATCAGTATTCCGGGAGGGAGGGTGACAAGCACAAGCTGAAGAAGTCGGAGCTTAAGGAGCTCATCAACAACGAGCTCTCTCACTTTCTAGAG GAAATCAAAGAGCAAGAGGTTGTGGACAAAGTCATGGAAACACTGGACAATGATGGAGATGGTGAATGTGACTTCCAGGAGTTTATGGCCTTTGTTGCCATGGTTACCACTGCCTGCCACGAATTCTTTGAACACGaatga